A region of Myxococcus stipitatus DSM 14675 DNA encodes the following proteins:
- a CDS encoding tetratricopeptide repeat protein, which yields MPEQAKTEIDKELADLRREVVEARNLVIKSDNLLKNLHAEVKAVGKRHEDFQRRQWVSSAAAYVLFAVIVVGAAIMVTSARSSSATSERERLEKMAADLTGQMEKQRAESSAHQTAQRGAAEVYKMMTSLPGDERLKGIDALMKLDTSRLSSLERQALNDRASALRRESGDAAFARGKIAYTRNEMSQVVSEMERFLAMNPPQDQALDASFYLGIAYNQLRKHDKAVPLLARFVEGDRRAKTRDYAMLLLAQSYQEVGQNEKALETARDAAGAYLNSQYQSQFRGRIASVKRAMSGGTDAAGPGVAPAAPAAPAPAAPTPQAASPAGQ from the coding sequence ATGCCAGAGCAGGCGAAGACCGAGATTGACAAGGAATTGGCGGATCTCCGCCGTGAAGTCGTTGAGGCTCGCAACCTCGTCATCAAGAGTGACAACCTGCTGAAGAACCTCCATGCGGAGGTGAAGGCGGTAGGCAAGCGGCACGAGGACTTCCAGCGGCGCCAGTGGGTGTCCTCCGCGGCGGCCTACGTGCTGTTCGCGGTCATCGTCGTGGGCGCGGCCATCATGGTCACCAGCGCCCGCAGCTCCAGCGCCACCAGCGAGCGGGAGCGGCTGGAGAAGATGGCCGCGGACCTGACGGGGCAGATGGAGAAGCAGCGGGCGGAGTCGTCCGCGCACCAGACGGCCCAGCGCGGCGCGGCCGAGGTCTACAAGATGATGACCTCGCTGCCCGGCGACGAGCGGCTCAAGGGCATCGACGCGCTGATGAAGCTGGACACGTCGCGGCTGAGCTCGCTGGAGCGCCAGGCGCTCAATGACCGCGCCTCGGCGCTGCGTCGGGAGTCGGGTGACGCGGCCTTCGCGCGCGGCAAGATTGCCTACACGCGCAACGAGATGTCGCAGGTCGTCTCGGAGATGGAGCGCTTCCTGGCGATGAACCCGCCGCAGGACCAGGCGCTGGATGCCTCCTTCTACCTGGGCATCGCGTACAACCAGCTGCGCAAGCACGACAAGGCCGTGCCCCTGCTGGCGCGCTTCGTGGAAGGGGATCGCCGCGCCAAGACGCGCGACTACGCCATGCTGCTGCTGGCCCAGTCGTACCAGGAGGTGGGGCAGAACGAGAAGGCGCTGGAGACGGCGCGTGACGCGGCGGGTGCCTACCTCAACAGCCAGTACCAGTCTCAGTTCCGTGGCCGCATCGCCAGCGTGAAGCGGGCGATGAGCGGCGGAACCGACGCCGCGGGCCCGGGTGTGGCGCCCGCCGCTCCGGCGGCTCCGGCCCCGGCGGCTCCCACCCCGCAGGCGGCCAGCCCCGCTGGTCAGTAG